From the Thermococcus guaymasensis DSM 11113 genome, one window contains:
- a CDS encoding 30S ribosomal protein S27ae has product MAKGKKKTSQKWKLYEVKGGKVIRKNKFCPRCGPGVFMADHGDRWSCGRCGYTEWKK; this is encoded by the coding sequence ATGGCCAAGGGTAAGAAGAAGACCAGCCAGAAGTGGAAGCTCTACGAGGTTAAGGGCGGGAAGGTCATCAGGAAGAACAAGTTCTGCCCGCGCTGTGGGCCGGGCGTTTTCATGGCTGACCACGGCGACCGCTGGAGCTGCGGAAGGTGCGGCTACACCGAGTGGAAGAAGTGA
- a CDS encoding 30S ribosomal protein S24e: MEIKVTEIRENKLLGRKEIYFDIIHEGEPTPSREAVKGKLAAMLDLDPNTMVLQYIRSYFGSHVSKGYAKAYETRERMLYIEPEYILLRDGLIQKEEE; the protein is encoded by the coding sequence ATGGAGATTAAGGTGACCGAGATAAGGGAGAACAAGCTCCTCGGCAGAAAGGAGATATATTTCGACATTATCCACGAGGGCGAGCCTACCCCGAGCAGGGAGGCGGTGAAGGGTAAGCTCGCCGCAATGCTCGACCTCGACCCGAACACAATGGTGCTCCAGTACATCAGGAGCTACTTCGGAAGCCACGTTTCCAAGGGCTACGCCAAGGCCTACGAGACGAGGGAGAGGATGCTCTACATAGAGCCCGAGTACATCCTCCTCCGCGACGGCCTCATCCAGAAGGAGGAAGAGTGA
- a CDS encoding HemK2/MTQ2 family protein methyltransferase, with protein sequence MPVYYGIKLELHPDVYEPAEDTFLLAETLDIKPGETALDVGTGTGIIALLMARKAKRVLGIDINPKAIELAKKNAGLNGIANVEFRVSDLFERVKGRFDVITFNAPYLPGEPEKPIDLALVGGETGREVIDRFIREVPDYLTENGRVYLVQSSITGIEETLEMFGKVGLRAEVVAKRHLFFEDIVVILAKR encoded by the coding sequence ATGCCCGTTTATTATGGAATCAAGCTGGAGCTCCACCCCGACGTTTATGAACCGGCAGAGGACACTTTTCTCCTCGCCGAGACCTTAGATATCAAACCCGGTGAAACGGCGCTCGACGTTGGAACCGGGACGGGAATTATAGCGCTCCTCATGGCGAGGAAAGCCAAACGCGTTCTCGGTATTGACATAAACCCAAAGGCAATTGAACTCGCGAAGAAAAACGCCGGGTTGAACGGCATAGCCAACGTCGAGTTCCGCGTGAGCGACCTCTTTGAGAGGGTTAAAGGGAGGTTCGACGTGATAACGTTCAACGCCCCCTACCTTCCAGGAGAGCCTGAAAAACCCATAGACTTGGCCCTCGTTGGGGGAGAAACCGGGAGGGAGGTAATAGACAGATTTATCAGAGAAGTGCCGGATTACCTGACCGAGAACGGCAGGGTTTACCTCGTCCAGAGCTCGATAACAGGGATTGAAGAAACGTTGGAAATGTTCGGGAAAGTCGGCCTTAGGGCTGAGGTCGTTGCCAAAAGGCACCTTTTCTTTGAGGACATAGTCGTTATCCTGGCCAAGCGGTAG
- a CDS encoding DUF5305 family protein has product MKINKTNRRKFLGVAIAVSLGLAITFMVYSGLAYARSPTTTHASYETAYVETGKLTHWGFFTNETVYKNGTSLEYYPEKITSYIAGNYVYLAEPGATAHYRAALKTDYYVTSGKDRIYITNTSQILGEGDFSGTFSVPVTFNLTDMEISLKRIREGTGLYRAEADVYLLVEVASNEREAFVQRVSLTRDSGGMLTLKGAEKENKKVIRHVNTTVNKVSFLGKEVNVSTARTVFPVMAVLFIIPPLGFAYLSRERKVDELKGLRKFIVEGVPSAIGTIDPVNLESVEDLEKVFDLVDKPIVHYRQDGEDVYAIVDGDVVYEYRKPLPGGGKEAN; this is encoded by the coding sequence ATGAAGATTAATAAAACCAATAGAAGAAAATTCCTCGGGGTTGCGATTGCAGTCTCACTTGGACTGGCGATCACGTTTATGGTCTACTCCGGGCTGGCATACGCGCGAAGCCCCACAACCACGCATGCGTCCTATGAGACCGCATACGTGGAAACTGGAAAGCTGACCCATTGGGGGTTCTTTACCAATGAAACGGTCTACAAAAACGGAACTAGCCTTGAGTATTATCCTGAAAAAATAACGAGCTACATAGCTGGTAACTACGTATACCTAGCCGAGCCAGGAGCAACGGCACACTACAGAGCGGCCTTGAAGACGGACTACTACGTAACCTCTGGAAAGGATAGGATATACATCACGAATACGAGCCAGATCCTTGGGGAGGGCGACTTCTCCGGCACGTTTTCAGTCCCAGTAACCTTTAACCTCACGGACATGGAGATATCCCTTAAACGGATACGTGAAGGAACGGGGCTGTACCGGGCAGAGGCTGACGTTTACCTCCTCGTCGAGGTTGCGTCTAATGAACGGGAGGCGTTTGTTCAAAGGGTTTCCTTGACCCGAGATAGCGGTGGAATGCTCACGCTGAAGGGCGCTGAAAAGGAGAACAAGAAAGTCATAAGGCACGTCAACACCACGGTCAATAAAGTAAGCTTCCTCGGGAAGGAAGTCAACGTATCCACCGCCAGGACAGTTTTTCCGGTGATGGCTGTGCTCTTCATCATACCTCCACTCGGGTTTGCCTACCTCTCCAGGGAGAGAAAGGTGGACGAACTGAAGGGACTCAGGAAGTTCATAGTCGAGGGAGTCCCAAGCGCCATCGGCACGATCGATCCGGTGAACCTTGAGTCAGTCGAAGACCTAGAGAAAGTGTTCGATCTGGTCGATAAGCCAATAGTGCACTACCGGCAGGATGGCGAGGACGTCTATGCCATAGTGGATGGAGACGTGGTTTACGAGTACAGAAAGCCCCTTCCAGGGGGAGGGAAGGAGGCCAACTGA
- a CDS encoding GTP-dependent dephospho-CoA kinase, giving the protein MCGNFYFYLPPSLRKELKMPLGELVRGEIPEPYRKILPALRRASFLITVGDVVTENVIRLGVHPSVAIYDHRTKRKEYAPSVGDSEVVFLTVKNPPGTITKALLNAIRKGVEIAGRGKKVHIKVNGEEDLAAIPAVLYAPYESLVLYGQPDEGVVLIKVTPECKRRCARILANMEVVRDGD; this is encoded by the coding sequence ATGTGCGGGAACTTCTACTTTTACCTTCCTCCCAGTCTGCGGAAAGAGTTAAAGATGCCCCTCGGTGAGCTGGTTAGGGGTGAGATCCCTGAGCCCTACCGCAAAATTCTCCCGGCCCTTCGGCGGGCATCCTTCTTGATAACGGTTGGTGACGTTGTAACTGAAAATGTCATTCGGTTGGGTGTCCATCCTTCAGTCGCTATCTATGACCACCGTACGAAGAGGAAGGAATACGCGCCTTCAGTCGGCGATTCGGAGGTAGTCTTCCTGACCGTTAAAAATCCCCCCGGAACGATAACGAAAGCTTTATTAAACGCCATCAGAAAGGGAGTCGAGATCGCCGGAAGGGGAAAGAAAGTTCATATAAAGGTCAACGGAGAGGAAGACCTTGCGGCGATCCCTGCCGTGCTGTATGCCCCCTATGAGAGCCTTGTCCTCTACGGCCAGCCCGACGAGGGGGTAGTGCTTATAAAGGTAACACCCGAATGCAAGCGCAGGTGTGCCCGCATCTTAGCAAATATGGAGGTGGTTCGTGATGGAGATTAA
- a CDS encoding DNA-directed RNA polymerase, with product MYKLLKIKDVVRIPPRMFTMEPKEAAKLVLRETYEGIYDRDEGVILAVMDVEEIGQGVIVPGDGATYHEVIFNVLVWKPEMHEVVEGEVIDIAPYGAFIRIGPMDGLVHISQLMDDYVVFDEKNKQFVGKESGRILKLGDDVRARIIAISVKSRVIRENKIGLTMRQPGLGKREWIEKEKKKAKEE from the coding sequence ATGTACAAGCTCCTCAAGATTAAGGACGTCGTTAGGATTCCACCAAGGATGTTCACGATGGAGCCCAAGGAGGCCGCAAAGCTCGTCCTCCGCGAGACCTACGAGGGCATTTACGACAGGGATGAGGGTGTTATTCTGGCCGTCATGGACGTTGAAGAGATAGGGCAGGGTGTTATCGTTCCAGGAGACGGCGCGACATACCATGAGGTCATCTTCAACGTCCTGGTCTGGAAGCCGGAGATGCACGAGGTCGTTGAGGGTGAGGTAATAGACATCGCCCCATACGGTGCCTTCATCAGGATAGGCCCGATGGACGGTCTCGTCCACATCAGCCAGCTCATGGATGACTACGTCGTTTTCGACGAGAAAAACAAGCAGTTCGTTGGTAAAGAGAGTGGAAGGATTCTCAAGCTCGGCGATGATGTCAGGGCTAGGATAATCGCGATAAGTGTCAAGAGCAGGGTCATAAGGGAGAACAAGATAGGCCTCACCATGCGCCAGCCCGGCCTCGGGAAGAGGGAGTGGATTGAGAAGGAGAAGAAAAAAGCAAAGGAGGAGTGA
- the twy1 gene encoding 4-demethylwyosine synthase TYW1, whose amino-acid sequence MAIVVKANPNMPEEIALLFRKQHYELVGRHSGVKLCHWLKESLTKGRFCYKQKFYGIASHRCLQMTPVLAWCTHNCIFCWRPMEGFLGTELPQPWDDPAFIVEESIKAQRKLLVGYKGNPKVPKEKFEEAWNPKHAAISLSGEPMLYPYMGDLVEEFHKRGFTTFIVTNGTVPERLEGMMKEDKLPSQLYVSLTAPDIETYNRVNVPMIPDGWDRIKETLKLMRDVQTRTVIRLTLVKGENMHNPEGYAELIKLANPMFVEAKAYMFVGFSRNRLTINNMPNHGEIKAFAEELVKHLPGYHIEDEYEPSRVVLIMRDDVDPSGRGLNGRFIAD is encoded by the coding sequence ATGGCGATAGTGGTTAAGGCCAACCCGAACATGCCCGAGGAAATCGCGCTCCTCTTCAGAAAACAGCACTACGAGCTCGTTGGCAGGCACAGCGGCGTTAAGCTCTGCCACTGGCTCAAGGAGAGCCTCACCAAGGGCCGTTTCTGCTACAAGCAGAAGTTCTACGGCATAGCGAGCCACAGATGCCTTCAGATGACGCCGGTCCTTGCATGGTGTACGCACAACTGCATATTCTGCTGGCGTCCGATGGAGGGCTTCCTGGGAACAGAATTGCCACAGCCATGGGACGACCCTGCCTTCATCGTGGAAGAGAGCATAAAGGCCCAGAGGAAGCTCCTCGTCGGCTACAAGGGCAACCCGAAGGTTCCAAAGGAGAAGTTCGAGGAGGCCTGGAACCCCAAGCACGCAGCGATAAGCCTATCGGGAGAGCCGATGCTCTACCCCTACATGGGCGACCTCGTGGAGGAGTTCCACAAGCGTGGGTTCACTACCTTCATAGTCACAAACGGAACAGTTCCGGAGAGACTTGAGGGGATGATGAAGGAAGACAAGCTCCCGAGCCAGCTCTACGTCTCGCTGACGGCTCCAGACATCGAGACCTACAACCGCGTCAACGTCCCGATGATTCCCGACGGCTGGGACAGGATTAAGGAGACTCTAAAGCTTATGCGCGACGTCCAGACGAGAACGGTGATAAGGCTTACCCTTGTCAAGGGCGAGAACATGCACAACCCCGAGGGCTACGCCGAGCTGATAAAGCTCGCAAACCCGATGTTCGTCGAGGCTAAGGCCTACATGTTCGTCGGCTTCTCGCGCAACAGGCTCACGATAAACAACATGCCGAACCACGGGGAGATCAAGGCCTTCGCGGAGGAGCTGGTTAAGCACCTCCCAGGCTACCACATCGAGGACGAGTACGAGCCGAGCAGGGTCGTGCTGATAATGCGCGACGACGTCGACCCCAGCGGAAGGGGGCTGAATGGACGGTTCATTGCGGACTGA
- a CDS encoding inorganic diphosphatase, whose translation MNPFHELEPGPEVPEVVYALIEIPKGSRNKYELDKKTGLIKLDRVLYSPFFYPVDYGIIPQTWYDDGDPFDIMVIMREPVYPLTIIEARPIGIMKMEDSGDKDWKVLAVPVEDPYFKDWKDIDDVPKAFLDEIAHFFQRYKELQGKVTKIEGWGNAEEAKKEILRAIELYKEKFGKKE comes from the coding sequence ATGAACCCGTTCCACGAGCTTGAGCCCGGACCGGAGGTTCCAGAGGTTGTTTACGCTCTCATAGAGATTCCAAAGGGAAGCAGGAACAAGTACGAGCTCGACAAGAAGACCGGCCTTATAAAGCTCGACAGAGTGCTCTACAGCCCGTTCTTCTATCCGGTCGACTACGGAATAATCCCGCAGACCTGGTACGACGACGGCGACCCGTTCGACATAATGGTCATCATGCGCGAGCCGGTCTACCCGCTCACCATTATCGAGGCCAGGCCGATAGGCATAATGAAGATGGAGGACTCTGGGGATAAGGACTGGAAGGTTCTCGCGGTTCCAGTTGAAGATCCGTACTTCAAGGACTGGAAGGACATAGACGACGTCCCCAAGGCCTTCCTCGACGAGATAGCTCACTTCTTCCAGCGCTACAAGGAGCTCCAGGGCAAGGTCACCAAGATAGAGGGCTGGGGCAACGCCGAGGAGGCCAAGAAGGAAATCCTCCGTGCCATCGAGCTCTACAAGGAAAAGTTCGGCAAGAAGGAGTGA
- the spt4 gene encoding transcription elongation factor subunit Spt4 produces the protein MAKERACRHCHYITTEDRCPVCGSRDLSDEWFDLVIIIDPEKSRIAQKLGAKVPGKYAIRVR, from the coding sequence ATGGCCAAAGAGCGCGCCTGCAGACACTGCCACTACATAACTACCGAGGATCGCTGCCCGGTCTGCGGCAGCAGGGATCTCAGCGACGAGTGGTTTGACTTGGTTATCATCATAGACCCCGAGAAGAGCAGGATAGCTCAGAAGCTCGGTGCAAAGGTTCCAGGAAAATACGCCATCCGCGTGAGATGA